In a genomic window of Lagopus muta isolate bLagMut1 chromosome 2, bLagMut1 primary, whole genome shotgun sequence:
- the GINS1 gene encoding DNA replication complex GINS protein PSF1, whose translation MAGERAVGLVRELQSAAGGRLPPFRAEELRQVLEEMRTLYERNQADVSEAKSGRTDLIFLIRFRHCCLLRNQRCIVAYLYDRLLRIRALRWEYGSILPNAIQFHMAAEEVEWFNRYKKSLATYMRSVGGEEGLDLTQDIKPPKSLYIEVRCLRDYGEFEIDDGTTVLLKKNSQHFLPRWKCEQLIRQGVLEHILS comes from the exons ATGGCGGGGGAGCGGGCGGTTGGGCTTGTGCGGGAGCTGCAGAGCGCTGCAGGCGGGCGGCTGCCGCCCTTCCGG GCGGAGGAGCTGCGGCAGGTGCTGGAGGAGATGCGGACGCTGTACGAGCGGAACCAGGCGGATGT GTCTGAAGCGAAGTCGGGCCGAACGGATCTGATTTTCCTCATCCGGTTTCggcactgctgcctcctccgCAACCAACGCTGCATCGTGGCTTACCT GTATGACCGGCTGCTACGGATCCGGGCGCTCCGGTGGGAGTATGGAAGCATTCTGCCCAATGCCATCCAGTTCCACATGGCAGCCGAGGAA GTGGAGTGGTTCAATCGGTACAAGAAATCCCTAGCTACCTACATGAGGTCagtgggaggagaggagggacTGGACCTTACACAGGACATAAAGCCTCCTAAAAGCCTGTACATTGAA GTGCGGTGTTTGAGAGACTATGGAGAATTTGAGATCGATGATGGCACCACTGTCCTGTTGAAGAAGAACAGCCAG cACTTCTTGCCCCGCTGGAAATGTGAGCAGTTAATCAGACAAGGAGTCCTGGAGCACATTCTGTCATAA